A single region of the Marinobacter nanhaiticus D15-8W genome encodes:
- the mutY gene encoding A/G-specific adenine glycosylase, giving the protein MTYSVASRLLEWYDQHGRKELPWHQDRTPYRVWVSEIMLQQTQVATVIPYYQAFMARFPDVKSLAEAPVDDVLQHWSGLGYYARARNLQKAAKAVTNDHGGEFPDTQDELEALPGIGRSTAAAILAQARGIRAAILDGNVKRVLARYHAVHGWPGKTAVLNELWDHAERHTPDARVRDYTQAIMDLGALVCTRRKPDCGHCPLSNNCTAHAEGLTAALPEPKPKKALPEKETWLLMIEDDEGNLLMERRPPSGIWGGLWSLPEMDTAITLDELPEIAERQLGIACEDAQPLSGFRHTFSHYHLHIHPVRLRHAGTSSVMDDDNLAWHPRADAPSLGVPSPIRKLLTRPEQPSLI; this is encoded by the coding sequence ATGACGTACAGCGTCGCCAGCCGGTTGCTCGAGTGGTACGACCAGCACGGGCGCAAGGAACTGCCCTGGCATCAGGACCGGACACCCTACCGCGTGTGGGTGTCCGAGATCATGCTGCAGCAGACCCAGGTCGCCACCGTCATCCCCTACTACCAGGCCTTTATGGCCCGCTTCCCGGATGTGAAGAGCCTGGCGGAAGCGCCAGTGGACGACGTGCTCCAGCACTGGTCCGGCCTGGGCTACTACGCCCGCGCCCGCAATCTGCAAAAGGCAGCCAAGGCGGTGACGAACGACCACGGCGGCGAATTCCCGGACACCCAGGACGAGTTGGAAGCCCTGCCCGGCATCGGCCGTTCGACCGCCGCCGCGATCCTGGCCCAGGCCCGGGGCATCCGCGCCGCCATCCTCGACGGCAACGTCAAACGCGTCCTTGCACGCTACCACGCCGTGCACGGCTGGCCCGGCAAGACCGCCGTGCTCAACGAACTCTGGGACCATGCCGAACGCCACACCCCGGACGCCCGGGTACGCGACTACACCCAGGCCATCATGGACCTGGGCGCACTGGTCTGCACCCGCCGTAAACCGGACTGCGGCCACTGCCCGCTCTCGAATAACTGCACAGCTCATGCCGAAGGCCTCACCGCCGCCCTCCCCGAGCCCAAGCCGAAGAAGGCCTTGCCGGAGAAGGAAACCTGGCTGCTGATGATTGAAGATGATGAAGGCAACCTATTGATGGAACGCCGTCCACCGAGCGGGATCTGGGGTGGCCTCTGGAGCCTTCCGGAGATGGACACTGCGATCACCCTGGACGAACTCCCGGAAATCGCCGAGCGCCAACTGGGCATCGCCTGTGAAGACGCCCAGCCGTTAAGTGGCTTCCGCCACACCTTCAGCCACTACCACCTGCACATCCACCCGGTACGCCTGCGCCACGCCGGCACATCCAGCGTCATGGACGATGACAACCTGGCCTGGCACCCGAGAGCCGACGCCCCCTCCCTCGGCGTCCCCAGCCCGATCCGCAAGCTGCTGACCAGGCCCGAGCAACCCTCGCTCATCTGA
- a CDS encoding SRPBCC family protein: MAITIAIELNREIDIPGGYDEVFDLLADVPKSASYFPKVDKLVDLGDNVYRWEMEKIGVDKHSIQSVYASKYFSDKDAGKITWEPVKGEGNGVVRGSWTLTSKGDDVTHASFQTTAELTLPLPSLLKLAISPVVKHEFNGLVDTYMNNLKKAF, from the coding sequence GTGGCCATTACAATTGCCATTGAACTGAACCGTGAAATCGATATTCCCGGTGGCTACGACGAAGTGTTCGACCTGCTGGCAGATGTTCCCAAGTCCGCAAGCTATTTCCCCAAGGTCGACAAGCTGGTGGACCTGGGCGACAACGTCTATCGCTGGGAGATGGAAAAGATCGGCGTGGACAAGCATTCCATCCAGTCCGTTTATGCCAGCAAGTACTTCTCCGACAAGGATGCCGGCAAGATCACCTGGGAGCCGGTAAAAGGCGAGGGCAACGGCGTGGTGCGTGGCTCCTGGACACTGACGTCCAAGGGTGACGACGTAACCCATGCCAGCTTCCAGACGACCGCCGAGCTGACCCTGCCGCTGCCGAGCCTGCTCAAGCTGGCGATCAGTCCGGTCGTGAAGCACGAATTCAACGGGTTGGTGGACACCTACATGAATAACCTCAAGAAGGCCTTCTGA
- a CDS encoding Crp/Fnr family transcriptional regulator, which translates to MNTRPDPLKTPLGPLVAKLQKCTFVTHEDAEELYSLALEVRTLKRGQELVSQGQTLNDLHFVQKGWACRKKLLKDGTAFTIGYLLPGDCTGLTSAMGYTFDHAIEAVTDLTVVRVDTQSFNELKTSNPRLAQGFSLIRLTNEFISRSQMINLGAMPAEQRIGQLLCDLIHRAEQSDPDGKNSLTVPLSQIDIASATGLSPVHVNRVLQKLRKEGLVDTHQQGGIRLSNWEKLAAFSGYEKTDPVKQPSSKEGLSSRLRGQFDRRDE; encoded by the coding sequence ATGAACACGCGCCCTGATCCACTGAAAACGCCGCTTGGCCCACTCGTCGCCAAGCTACAAAAATGCACCTTCGTCACCCACGAGGATGCAGAAGAGCTCTACAGCCTTGCCCTGGAGGTCAGAACCCTCAAACGCGGCCAGGAACTCGTCTCGCAGGGGCAGACCCTGAACGATCTCCACTTCGTGCAGAAAGGATGGGCTTGCCGAAAAAAGCTGCTTAAGGACGGCACGGCCTTTACCATCGGCTACCTTCTGCCTGGCGATTGCACGGGCCTGACAAGCGCGATGGGCTATACCTTCGACCACGCGATCGAGGCGGTAACCGACCTCACCGTCGTGCGTGTGGACACCCAATCCTTCAACGAACTGAAGACATCCAATCCACGGCTCGCCCAAGGGTTCAGCCTGATCCGGCTGACTAACGAGTTCATCAGTCGCTCCCAGATGATCAACCTCGGCGCCATGCCAGCGGAACAGCGGATCGGGCAACTGCTATGCGACCTGATCCACAGGGCCGAGCAGTCCGACCCGGACGGCAAGAACTCGCTGACGGTTCCGCTATCCCAGATCGACATTGCGTCCGCAACCGGATTGTCCCCGGTGCATGTCAATCGCGTCTTGCAGAAGTTGCGCAAGGAAGGCCTGGTGGACACCCATCAACAGGGCGGCATACGCCTGAGCAACTGGGAGAAACTGGCCGCATTTTCCGGGTACGAAAAGACCGACCCTGTAAAGCAGCCGTCGTCCAAGGAAGGTCTCTCCAGCAGGTTGCGTGGCCAGTTCGATCGCCGCGACGAATGA
- a CDS encoding DUF2959 domain-containing protein: protein MLERNPQIQGRRFAQGLGLCLLAVVLGGCSSMYYNAMEKLGFEKRDILVDRVEEARDAQGEAQETFRSALERFQSVVGSPNTELQEKYDQISGAYEDSEEVAQDVRERIEAVEDVSEALFEEWEDELGRYESASLRRNSEQQLEETRQQYNQLIARMHDAEERMDPVLQAFEDQVLYLKHNLNAQAIGSLENELGRIRQDVDALIQDMEASIAESEAFIQRFQNGQ, encoded by the coding sequence ATGCTCGAACGCAATCCACAAATTCAGGGCCGTCGTTTTGCCCAAGGGCTGGGGCTTTGCCTGCTGGCCGTTGTCCTTGGCGGCTGCAGTTCCATGTATTACAACGCCATGGAAAAGCTGGGCTTTGAGAAGCGCGACATCCTGGTCGATCGGGTCGAGGAGGCTCGGGATGCCCAGGGTGAGGCCCAGGAGACCTTTCGCTCGGCACTGGAACGCTTCCAGAGCGTCGTCGGCTCCCCGAATACCGAATTACAGGAGAAGTACGATCAGATCAGCGGCGCTTACGAGGACAGCGAAGAGGTGGCCCAGGATGTACGCGAGCGCATCGAAGCGGTGGAAGACGTTTCAGAAGCCCTCTTCGAGGAATGGGAAGATGAACTGGGCCGTTACGAAAGCGCTTCGTTGCGCCGCAACAGCGAGCAGCAGCTGGAGGAAACCCGGCAGCAGTACAACCAGCTCATCGCCCGCATGCATGACGCCGAGGAGCGTATGGATCCGGTGCTGCAGGCTTTCGAGGACCAGGTGCTCTATCTCAAGCACAACCTCAATGCCCAGGCGATCGGTTCGCTGGAGAACGAGCTGGGCCGTATCCGGCAGGATGTGGACGCCCTGATCCAGGACATGGAAGCCTCCATCGCCGAGTCCGAGGCGTTTATCCAGCGCTTCCAGAACGGGCAGTAG
- the hisA gene encoding 1-(5-phosphoribosyl)-5-[(5-phosphoribosylamino)methylideneamino]imidazole-4-carboxamide isomerase produces MLIIPAIDLKDGKCVRLRQGRMDDSTVFSDNPVDVAARWVDAGARRLHLVDLNGAFAGEPVNGEIVNAIARRFPDLPIQIGGGIRSAETIDAYLKAGVQWVIIGTKAVKEPEFVTDMCRQFPGHIIVGLDAKDGRVATDGWAEVSEVMATDLAKQFANDGVDSIVYTDISRDGMMQGVNVEQTAHLAESCGIPVIASGGVTDMDDIKRLSAEAQRGILGAITGRAIYEGTLDVAEAQAWCDQQQEQ; encoded by the coding sequence ATGCTGATTATCCCCGCCATCGATCTTAAAGACGGAAAATGCGTTCGCCTGCGCCAGGGCCGGATGGATGACTCCACCGTTTTCTCCGACAACCCGGTAGACGTGGCCGCCCGCTGGGTCGACGCCGGCGCCCGCCGCCTTCACCTGGTCGACCTGAACGGTGCCTTCGCCGGTGAGCCGGTGAACGGCGAGATCGTCAATGCCATCGCCAGGCGCTTCCCGGATCTGCCGATCCAGATCGGTGGAGGTATCCGTTCCGCTGAAACCATCGATGCCTACCTGAAGGCTGGGGTTCAGTGGGTGATCATTGGTACCAAGGCGGTGAAAGAGCCCGAGTTCGTGACCGACATGTGTCGTCAGTTCCCAGGACATATCATTGTTGGTTTGGATGCGAAGGACGGCCGTGTTGCGACCGACGGTTGGGCGGAAGTGTCCGAAGTCATGGCAACCGACCTGGCCAAACAATTCGCCAACGACGGCGTGGACAGCATCGTCTACACCGACATCAGCCGCGATGGCATGATGCAGGGCGTCAACGTCGAACAGACCGCCCACCTCGCGGAATCCTGTGGCATCCCGGTGATTGCGTCAGGCGGCGTGACCGATATGGATGATATCAAGCGCCTGTCCGCCGAAGCCCAGCGGGGCATCCTCGGTGCCATCACCGGGCGCGCCATCTACGAAGGCACGCTGGATGTCGCCGAAGCCCAGGCATGGTGTGACCAGCAGCAGGAGCAATAG
- the hisB gene encoding imidazoleglycerol-phosphate dehydratase HisB: protein MAERKARVERNTLETQITVSINLDGTGKSNFDTGVPFLEHMMDQIARHGLVDLDIVSKGDLHIDDHHTVEDIGITLGQAFVKAVGDKKGIRRYGHAYVPLDEALSRVVIDLSGRPGLSMDVPYTRASVGGFDVDLFEEFFHGFVNHSMVTLHIDNLKGKNTHHQIETVFKAFGRALRMAVEFDDRMEGIIASTKGSL, encoded by the coding sequence ATGGCCGAGCGCAAGGCACGGGTAGAGCGCAATACCCTTGAAACCCAGATTACGGTGTCCATCAACCTGGATGGCACCGGCAAGTCCAACTTCGATACCGGTGTGCCGTTCCTGGAGCACATGATGGACCAGATCGCCCGCCACGGCCTGGTGGATCTGGATATCGTATCCAAGGGGGATTTGCATATCGACGATCACCACACGGTGGAAGATATCGGTATTACCCTGGGCCAGGCGTTCGTGAAGGCTGTGGGCGACAAGAAGGGCATTCGTCGCTACGGTCACGCCTACGTACCGCTGGACGAGGCGCTGTCACGGGTGGTGATCGATCTATCGGGTCGTCCGGGTCTGAGCATGGACGTCCCCTATACCCGCGCCAGCGTCGGCGGTTTCGATGTGGATCTGTTCGAGGAGTTCTTTCACGGCTTCGTCAATCATTCCATGGTGACCCTGCATATCGATAACCTGAAGGGCAAGAACACCCATCACCAGATCGAGACGGTGTTCAAGGCCTTCGGCCGTGCGCTGCGTATGGCGGTTGAGTTCGACGACCGCATGGAAGGCATTATTGCCTCGACCAAAGGTTCGCTTTGA
- a CDS encoding NYN domain-containing protein yields the protein MKDLDQHKKIAVLIDADNAQLSKLPLILEELSSHGHVVTKRAYGDWSVDSLKNWKTALNELAIQPVQQFAYTRGKNATDASMIIDAMDLLYSKKFDAFALISSDSDFTKLASRLREDEIYVFGFGEHKTPTSFRNACDDFLLTENLAVDEFEEAPARPSSAKPEKAVKSPKQQDELPEIVRLLRRAYDHAQDDQGWAHLSAAASFLKRAKSDFDPRTYGAKKFSDLFSTLGDYFELRRHTATDGIMAYRPIREGKK from the coding sequence ATGAAGGATCTAGATCAGCATAAGAAAATTGCCGTACTGATCGATGCAGATAACGCCCAGCTCTCTAAGCTTCCGCTTATCCTTGAAGAGCTGTCTTCCCACGGTCACGTTGTCACCAAGCGTGCATATGGCGACTGGTCCGTCGATTCGTTAAAGAACTGGAAGACGGCATTGAATGAGCTGGCGATCCAGCCAGTCCAGCAATTTGCATACACCAGGGGTAAGAATGCGACCGACGCCTCGATGATTATTGACGCAATGGATCTTCTTTACTCCAAGAAATTTGATGCATTTGCTCTCATTTCTAGCGATAGCGATTTCACCAAGCTGGCCTCTCGCCTTCGCGAAGATGAGATCTACGTCTTCGGTTTTGGTGAACACAAAACGCCGACGTCGTTCAGGAATGCCTGTGATGATTTTCTTCTGACAGAGAATCTTGCAGTTGACGAGTTTGAGGAGGCGCCCGCAAGGCCCAGTTCAGCCAAACCGGAAAAGGCCGTCAAGTCGCCAAAACAACAAGATGAGCTTCCTGAGATCGTGAGGTTGCTGAGGCGTGCCTACGACCATGCCCAAGATGACCAGGGATGGGCGCACTTGAGTGCAGCAGCTTCTTTCTTAAAGCGGGCAAAGTCTGATTTTGATCCCAGAACCTATGGGGCTAAAAAGTTTTCGGATTTGTTCTCGACTTTGGGCGACTATTTCGAGTTACGGAGACACACTGCGACCGATGGCATTATGGCTTATCGGCCAATTAGAGAGGGAAAGAAATAA
- a CDS encoding TIGR02647 family protein, whose protein sequence is MPFTPDLVAELNLLALFNLHSIQEGIKVHQHSATPDAVAAAERLHRKGLTTQIDGGYLTQLGIEAAEHAQRVLGILRSE, encoded by the coding sequence ATGCCCTTCACCCCCGATCTGGTCGCCGAACTCAACCTGCTCGCCCTGTTCAACCTGCATTCGATCCAGGAAGGCATCAAGGTGCATCAGCATTCCGCGACACCCGACGCCGTGGCCGCCGCCGAACGCCTCCATCGTAAAGGGCTGACCACCCAGATCGACGGCGGTTACCTGACGCAACTCGGTATCGAAGCGGCGGAACATGCCCAGCGGGTTTTGGGCATTCTCAGGAGCGAATGA
- a CDS encoding Crp/Fnr family transcriptional regulator — translation MNTDVGDFSKFDASLAPLLRKLNKHVSLTPVETHQLQQLVVRKEEFRKGAEVIMRGSHHEEIHIIEEGWASQDILLEDGQICIIGFLLPGDTTEINSSLTPKSDFAVKALTPLKTARIPAKDFKEVLAGNPNLTKAFSLVKLTGEAIDRELLVNITAKPAEERIASLLCELVFRATNVRADEQVPLHVPLTQADLGRALGLSAVHVNRVMKRLRQQGLVAVTSGNVTVLDWPALAEYSGFRSDYLVKYERAPEESLAMVTPKDAG, via the coding sequence ATGAATACAGACGTGGGCGATTTTTCCAAGTTTGATGCATCGCTTGCACCACTCCTGCGTAAACTCAATAAACATGTTTCCCTGACTCCCGTTGAAACCCACCAGCTCCAACAACTCGTCGTGCGCAAGGAAGAGTTCCGCAAAGGGGCTGAGGTCATCATGCGCGGCTCCCACCACGAAGAGATCCACATTATCGAGGAAGGCTGGGCGTCCCAGGACATTCTCCTGGAAGACGGGCAGATCTGTATCATCGGATTCCTGCTGCCCGGAGACACGACCGAAATCAACAGCTCCCTGACCCCCAAGTCGGATTTCGCGGTGAAGGCCCTGACGCCGCTGAAGACGGCCCGTATCCCGGCAAAGGATTTCAAGGAAGTACTGGCGGGTAATCCGAACCTCACCAAAGCCTTTTCACTGGTCAAGCTCACCGGCGAAGCGATCGACCGGGAGCTGCTGGTCAATATTACCGCGAAGCCTGCGGAAGAACGGATCGCCAGCCTACTTTGCGAACTCGTGTTCCGGGCGACCAATGTGCGGGCCGACGAGCAGGTGCCACTGCATGTTCCGCTTACTCAGGCGGACCTCGGCCGCGCACTCGGCCTCTCAGCAGTGCACGTCAACCGTGTTATGAAACGGTTGCGCCAGCAAGGCCTGGTCGCGGTAACCTCAGGCAACGTCACCGTTCTGGACTGGCCCGCCCTGGCGGAATACAGCGGATTCAGGAGCGATTACCTGGTCAAGTACGAGAGGGCCCCTGAAGAGTCGCTGGCGATGGTGACCCCAAAGGATGCCGGTTGA
- the hisH gene encoding imidazole glycerol phosphate synthase subunit HisH — MKSVAIIDYGMGNLHSASKAVEHVAPDMRVHVTDKESIIREADRVILPGVGAIRDCMAEIRKQGVDTLVRDLVAEGRPLLGICVGMQALMARSEENDGVDGIALFPSEVRFFGNDLKDEQGGRLKVPHMGWNEVWQTQDHPLWHDIADGERFYFVHSYYAEAEGNPDIAGRAHYGVDLAAAVARNNVFATQFHPEKSHRAGLQLLKNFVQWSGQ; from the coding sequence ATGAAGTCCGTCGCCATTATCGATTACGGTATGGGTAACCTTCATTCGGCCAGCAAGGCGGTCGAGCACGTGGCGCCGGACATGCGTGTCCACGTCACCGACAAGGAATCCATCATCCGCGAGGCCGATCGCGTGATCTTACCGGGCGTGGGTGCGATCCGCGACTGCATGGCGGAAATCCGCAAGCAGGGTGTTGATACGCTGGTGCGCGATCTGGTGGCTGAAGGCCGCCCGCTGCTGGGCATCTGCGTTGGCATGCAGGCGCTGATGGCCCGCAGTGAAGAGAACGACGGCGTGGACGGCATTGCCCTGTTTCCTTCGGAAGTGCGTTTCTTCGGCAACGACTTGAAGGACGAGCAGGGGGGGCGTCTGAAGGTGCCGCATATGGGGTGGAACGAGGTCTGGCAGACCCAGGATCACCCGCTCTGGCACGACATCGCCGATGGCGAACGTTTCTACTTCGTCCACAGCTATTACGCCGAAGCCGAGGGCAATCCCGATATTGCCGGGCGTGCGCATTATGGCGTGGACCTGGCTGCGGCCGTGGCCCGCAACAACGTCTTCGCCACGCAATTCCACCCGGAAAAGAGCCACCGTGCCGGCCTGCAGTTGCTGAAAAACTTCGTACAATGGTCGGGTCAGTAA
- a CDS encoding oxidative damage protection protein — MSRTVFCRKYQKELEGLDMPPMPGPKGQELYETVSKQAWQEWQNQQTMLINEKHLNMMDPFARKYLKAQMEKFLDNEPFDQAEGFVPPEKR, encoded by the coding sequence ATGAGCCGCACCGTATTCTGTCGCAAATACCAGAAAGAACTGGAAGGCCTCGACATGCCCCCCATGCCCGGCCCCAAAGGCCAGGAACTCTACGAAACCGTGTCTAAACAGGCTTGGCAGGAATGGCAGAACCAACAGACCATGCTGATCAACGAAAAACACCTGAACATGATGGACCCGTTTGCCCGCAAGTACCTCAAGGCGCAGATGGAGAAGTTTCTGGATAACGAGCCGTTTGATCAGGCGGAAGGGTTTGTGCCACCGGAGAAACGCTAA
- a CDS encoding ABC transporter ATP-binding protein — translation MAENAPLICKDIHKTFNENEVLKGISLETRKGDVVSLIGSSGSGKSTFLRCINLLETPTSGEVIVHGDPIRFKQNRKGVRIPADTKQVELIRAKLSMVFQGFNLWSHMTVLENIIEAPMHVLKVPKKQAIERAEAYLQKVGIYERKDYYPAQMSGGQQQRAAIARALAMEPEVMLFDEPTSALDPELVGEVLRVMQSLAEEGRTMIVVTHEMAFARDVSSQVLFLHQGRIEEQGTPEKVFDNPDSERMKQFLAPNF, via the coding sequence ATGGCGGAAAACGCGCCCTTGATCTGTAAAGACATCCACAAAACCTTCAACGAAAATGAAGTTCTCAAGGGAATTTCCCTGGAAACACGCAAAGGCGATGTGGTGTCGCTGATCGGCAGCTCCGGTTCCGGCAAGAGTACTTTCCTACGCTGTATCAACCTTTTGGAAACGCCCACTTCCGGGGAGGTCATCGTCCACGGTGACCCAATTCGGTTCAAGCAGAACCGCAAGGGCGTGCGCATCCCGGCGGACACCAAACAGGTGGAGCTTATCCGTGCCAAGCTGTCCATGGTATTCCAGGGCTTCAACCTCTGGTCCCACATGACGGTGCTGGAAAACATTATCGAAGCCCCGATGCACGTGCTGAAGGTGCCCAAGAAGCAAGCCATCGAGCGCGCAGAAGCCTACCTCCAGAAGGTGGGTATCTATGAACGCAAGGACTACTATCCGGCCCAGATGTCCGGCGGTCAGCAGCAGCGTGCCGCGATCGCCCGGGCCCTGGCCATGGAGCCGGAGGTGATGCTGTTCGACGAGCCCACCTCCGCCCTGGATCCGGAACTCGTCGGCGAGGTCCTCCGCGTCATGCAAAGCCTGGCCGAGGAAGGCCGCACCATGATCGTGGTGACCCACGAGATGGCCTTCGCGCGGGATGTATCGTCCCAGGTCCTGTTCTTGCATCAGGGGCGGATTGAAGAACAGGGCACCCCGGAGAAAGTTTTCGACAATCCGGATTCGGAACGCATGAAGCAGTTCCTGGCCCCCAACTTCTGA
- a CDS encoding AsmA family protein: protein MKALRYLLIAVAAVILLVAAAIVIATLVIDPNNYKPQIEKVVEDKTNLDLILEGDISWSFIPIGLELNNVEARLEDKPFVKLNQLVAEVDFWSLITMSPAVDQFTLDGLDANLVKNAQGQGNWERIMPEGEPSQAPAEQQPQEPARETATTEETGESEPLQFEVEEISITNAALHYTDEATGQSVTIEDVSVSATEIALGQTFPLQASFRFATNQPEFAVSAQLSAQMTANEALNQFQIQDLDSSFDMTGEPFGGQTVNAGLGGNITANLEAETASLSDIVASFANVELTTNLEVQGFSEPKLAGQLNVAEFSPRELLKAMGQADIVTSDENVLQSASFSTEIGGEPGQVALNNMNLSLDDTTFTGRFGLGLENTAISLNLQGNELNVDRYLPPKAEGEQATEPAADSAGESEGGTATASNAAESEGELLPLETLRDLALDINFGLGELVVSNLTITDIKSKITANNGLVKVEQFGGNLYEGDFNVTATLDARKDNPTWKISERANNIQTLSLLTDLADMTMLAGGANLTADITTQGNRMSALKSNAQGEVRFNLEKGSFNKMNLTRMACQGIALANQENLTATDWSDSTPFNDMHGVLKIDGNTINNTDLTAALAGMRLEGNGTVNTASNELDYELGLRIVGEIHRDEACRVTEYVKGAVIPVECRGDLTGEPAKLCSFDGSRFRDTLKTMAANAASEKAKKELNRAIDDKLGEKLEEKLDKESSGKIKDALKGLFNQ from the coding sequence ATGAAAGCGCTCCGTTACCTGCTGATCGCCGTCGCTGCCGTTATTCTGCTTGTGGCTGCGGCCATCGTCATCGCCACGTTGGTGATCGATCCGAATAACTACAAGCCCCAGATCGAGAAAGTGGTCGAAGACAAGACCAACCTCGACCTGATTCTCGAAGGCGATATCAGTTGGTCTTTCATCCCCATCGGTCTTGAACTGAACAATGTCGAAGCGCGCCTGGAGGACAAGCCGTTCGTCAAGCTGAACCAGCTCGTCGCGGAAGTCGACTTCTGGTCGCTGATCACCATGTCACCGGCGGTGGATCAGTTCACCCTGGACGGCCTCGACGCCAACCTGGTCAAGAACGCCCAGGGCCAGGGCAACTGGGAGCGCATCATGCCCGAAGGCGAGCCCAGCCAGGCGCCCGCCGAGCAACAACCGCAGGAGCCCGCACGGGAAACTGCGACGACTGAAGAGACCGGCGAGAGCGAGCCGCTGCAGTTCGAGGTGGAGGAAATCAGCATCACCAACGCAGCGCTGCACTATACCGATGAAGCCACGGGGCAATCGGTGACCATCGAAGACGTCAGCGTGTCCGCCACCGAGATCGCCCTGGGCCAGACCTTCCCGCTGCAGGCCAGCTTCCGCTTCGCCACCAACCAGCCAGAGTTCGCCGTTAGCGCACAACTCAGCGCGCAGATGACCGCCAACGAAGCCCTCAACCAGTTCCAGATCCAGGATCTCGACAGCAGCTTCGATATGACCGGCGAACCCTTTGGCGGTCAGACCGTCAACGCCGGCCTGGGCGGCAACATCACCGCCAACCTGGAAGCCGAGACGGCCAGTCTCTCCGACATCGTGGCCAGCTTTGCCAATGTCGAACTGACCACCAATCTGGAGGTCCAGGGCTTTAGCGAACCCAAGCTGGCCGGCCAACTGAACGTGGCGGAATTCTCGCCGCGCGAACTACTTAAAGCCATGGGCCAGGCCGATATCGTCACCAGTGACGAAAACGTGCTGCAAAGCGCCTCCTTTTCGACGGAGATCGGCGGTGAGCCTGGCCAGGTCGCCTTGAACAACATGAACCTGTCACTGGACGACACCACATTTACCGGCCGCTTCGGCCTGGGCCTGGAGAACACCGCCATCAGCCTCAACCTGCAGGGCAACGAGCTCAACGTCGACCGTTACCTGCCGCCTAAGGCCGAAGGCGAACAGGCCACAGAACCGGCGGCGGACAGTGCCGGCGAATCCGAGGGCGGAACCGCCACAGCCTCGAACGCAGCCGAGTCGGAAGGCGAACTGCTCCCGCTTGAAACCCTGCGCGACCTGGCCCTCGACATCAATTTCGGGCTGGGCGAACTGGTGGTCAGCAACCTGACGATCACCGACATCAAATCGAAGATCACCGCAAACAACGGCCTGGTGAAAGTCGAGCAGTTCGGCGGCAACCTCTATGAAGGCGACTTCAACGTTACCGCTACCCTGGATGCACGTAAGGATAACCCCACGTGGAAAATCTCCGAGCGCGCCAATAACATCCAGACCCTGTCCTTGCTGACCGACCTGGCGGACATGACCATGCTGGCCGGCGGCGCCAACCTGACGGCGGACATCACTACCCAGGGCAATCGCATGTCCGCGCTCAAATCCAATGCCCAGGGCGAAGTCCGCTTCAACCTGGAGAAAGGTAGCTTCAACAAGATGAACCTGACTCGCATGGCCTGCCAGGGCATCGCACTGGCGAACCAGGAGAACCTGACCGCCACCGACTGGAGCGACTCCACGCCGTTCAACGATATGCACGGCGTACTCAAGATCGACGGCAATACCATCAACAATACCGACCTCACCGCCGCCCTGGCGGGCATGCGCCTGGAAGGGAACGGCACGGTCAACACGGCCAGCAATGAACTGGATTACGAGTTGGGCCTGCGCATTGTTGGTGAGATCCATCGGGACGAAGCCTGCCGCGTGACTGAGTACGTCAAAGGTGCGGTCATTCCTGTAGAATGCCGCGGCGATCTCACTGGCGAGCCGGCCAAACTCTGCTCGTTCGACGGTTCGCGCTTCCGCGACACCCTCAAGACGATGGCCGCCAATGCCGCTTCCGAAAAGGCGAAGAAAGAATTGAACAGAGCCATCGACGACAAGTTGGGCGAGAAGCTCGAAGAAAAACTCGACAAGGAGAGCTCCGGCAAGATCAAGGACGCGCTCAAGGGGCTGTTCAATCAATGA